The genomic interval AATTCAGCAGCTTTTTGTTCAATTTCGCGGGGAGTCAAATTCTCATCAGTACGAGTCAAGGGAACGGCCCCCTGGCCTCTGATTTCCATATAAAGGACACGACGAGCATAAATACCCTCTTTAACTTCTATTCTGATGGACTGAATATCTTTCATAAGGAATCGTAGAAAGATGCGACGATTTTTTCCAGGAAAACCCCAACGAAAAATACATACTATTCCCTCCTTTCTATCGAATCGATCATAACCACTGCCTACATTCCAAAAAATTGTGCACCACAAATAGGAACTAATAAAGAGGCCTGCGATCCCATAGAAAGACATCACGATTCCTTGtggaaaaaaaactattt from Gossypium raimondii isolate GPD5lz unplaced genomic scaffold, ASM2569854v1 Contig00292, whole genome shotgun sequence carries:
- the LOC128038534 gene encoding photosystem I assembly protein Ycf4, which gives rise to MRVTSETKKVKSNFFGYSLNSNKMQLDLVCMSWRSESIWIEFIVGSRKTSNFCWAFILFFGSLGFLLVGTSSYLGRNLISLFPSQQIVFFPQGIVMSFYGIAGLFISSYLWCTIFWNVGSGYDRFDRKEGIVCIFRWGFPGKNRRIFLRFLMKDIQSIRIEVKEGIYARRVLYMEIRGQGAVPLTRTDENLTPREIEQKAAELAYFLRVPIEVF